One window of the Anaeromyxobacter dehalogenans 2CP-C genome contains the following:
- a CDS encoding cupin domain-containing protein, translating to MPTLIRAPTVIPAAGTKPKVIQEFVGRVNSGTEAVSIARMVSPEGWREPGQTPEFDEYTLVLRGSLRVESASGVIDVGPGQAVVVPRGEWVRYSTPTAEGAEYVAVCAPAFAPGLVHRDA from the coding sequence ATGCCGACCCTCATCCGCGCGCCCACGGTCATCCCCGCGGCGGGCACGAAGCCGAAGGTGATCCAGGAGTTCGTGGGCCGCGTGAACAGCGGGACCGAGGCGGTCAGCATCGCCCGGATGGTGAGCCCGGAGGGCTGGCGCGAGCCCGGGCAGACGCCCGAGTTCGACGAGTACACGCTGGTGCTCCGGGGCAGCCTGCGCGTGGAGAGCGCCTCGGGGGTGATCGACGTCGGGCCCGGGCAGGCCGTGGTCGTCCCCCGCGGCGAATGGGTGCGCTACAGCACGCCCACCGCCGAGGGGGCCGAGTACGTCGCCGTCTGCGCGCCGGCGTTCGCCCCCGGGCTCGTGCACCGCGACGCGTGA
- a CDS encoding L,D-transpeptidase family protein: MWLPLPLLAVLLSVPATTWPEGDEVIGASGAHRIRRGESLIEIARRYDLGFGEIAAANPRLDAFVPPPGELAILPTAWILPSAAEEGTVVVNLSEMRLYYLPAGPGPLLTFPVGVAVEAGATPLGVLTVEQKLVSPSWYPTPAIRREDPELPAAVPPGPDNPLGSHALRLSAPTLLIHGTNRPYGVGRRVSHGCIRLYPEDIPRLHRAVRLGTPVAIVREPVKVGVRAGRVLVEVHRDDDAAADPAELAQRLLRARGVLEQVDPRKLERALAARSGMPVDVSAE, from the coding sequence ATGTGGTTACCGCTGCCGCTCCTCGCCGTGCTGCTCTCGGTGCCGGCCACCACCTGGCCGGAGGGCGACGAGGTGATCGGCGCGAGCGGCGCCCACCGCATCCGCCGGGGCGAGTCGCTCATCGAGATCGCGCGCCGGTACGACCTCGGCTTCGGCGAGATCGCGGCGGCGAACCCGCGCCTGGACGCGTTCGTCCCGCCGCCGGGCGAGCTCGCGATCCTCCCGACCGCCTGGATCCTCCCGTCGGCCGCGGAGGAGGGGACGGTGGTCGTGAACCTTTCGGAGATGCGGCTCTACTACCTGCCGGCGGGACCCGGGCCGCTCCTCACCTTCCCGGTGGGCGTGGCGGTGGAGGCGGGCGCGACGCCGCTCGGCGTCCTCACCGTGGAGCAGAAGCTGGTCTCGCCGAGCTGGTACCCGACGCCCGCGATCCGGCGCGAGGATCCGGAGCTGCCCGCCGCGGTGCCGCCGGGGCCGGACAACCCGCTCGGCAGCCACGCGCTCCGGCTCTCCGCGCCGACGCTGCTCATCCACGGCACGAACCGGCCGTACGGCGTGGGCCGCCGCGTGTCGCACGGCTGCATCCGGCTCTACCCCGAGGACATCCCCCGGCTCCATCGCGCGGTGCGCCTCGGCACGCCGGTCGCGATCGTGCGCGAGCCGGTGAAGGTGGGCGTTCGGGCCGGGCGCGTGCTGGTGGAGGTGCACCGCGACGACGACGCCGCCGCCGATCCGGCGGAGCTCGCGCAGCGGCTGCTCCGGGCGCGCGGCGTGCTCGAGCAGGTGGATCCGCGGAAGCTCGAGCGCGCGCTGGCGGCGCGGAGCGGGATGCCCGTGGACGTGAGCGCCGAGTGA
- a CDS encoding multiheme c-type cytochrome: MHKWTMRTTGALFFAGALAIAGCSGDDGKAGPQGPAGQDGQPGLPGQPGQPGQPGQDGQDLTATAKPESCAVCHGSAGAQHQGIYGGFADGLDPATSKLQITNVAVASVPNATTAGTFDVTLTFNVTLDGQPYTAGIAALKQKSFRATEFDVATKSFTTQTAFSWGTPAHVANGQYTATKTAAAFAPEASDAFVYLYLGDKLILPAEGHYNLMDNVASAAVKYGTWTYTSAANVSGCEKCHPAPYAKHGYRQATVAGLEDMVACKACHTDQRTGTDFVFQLLADDPAAAAALTVDADGETIYSAEQQAKYAYTATIVNDTHMSHAMEFAYPQSMANCVTCHDGKLDVILADANFTLKTCKSCHPVTGLNGDPKRAPALKDVVPHSYDLYTTTVNCSGCHSTAGGFAPTFAQIHTGYDKQIYASATAKHSATFTSKVDSASFDGTTNKLTVTFSVAGAAAGAIVKPTIVVGLYGYDTKDMLISGHSSQADGTTNLEYTEGAKQRSDPTKSSNSARLTLDPAAATAGVTQWTATADLTLWSDLIAQGAVKQVEIAFLPTVGSDQAAAVSTTNPAIAVAGTTATVDLASSAIVANAYGKAIVSADKCNKCHEALGTTFHNPNYGSAGVVACRVCHTVRDGGAHLEMQSRSIDSYVHAIHSMQPFDVQSIDFSDPVASMRYDHHVESTYPNFTILNCESCHNPGTYEVPDQFRTLPGVLSASRTLTGKDRNIGTVASVVTGPGSRACGSCHRSQMINEDAAGDLASFNAHTATFGFAIENGTGVFDDAVAKIMALFQ; encoded by the coding sequence ATGCACAAGTGGACGATGCGGACGACCGGCGCGCTTTTCTTCGCCGGCGCGCTCGCGATTGCGGGGTGCTCTGGTGACGACGGCAAGGCCGGTCCCCAGGGTCCCGCGGGTCAGGACGGGCAGCCGGGGCTTCCCGGGCAGCCCGGTCAGCCGGGGCAGCCGGGGCAGGACGGCCAGGATCTCACGGCCACCGCCAAGCCCGAGTCGTGCGCGGTGTGCCACGGCAGCGCCGGCGCGCAGCACCAGGGCATCTACGGCGGCTTCGCGGACGGCCTGGATCCGGCCACCTCCAAGCTGCAGATCACCAACGTCGCGGTCGCCAGCGTGCCCAACGCCACCACGGCGGGCACCTTCGACGTCACGCTCACCTTCAACGTGACCCTCGACGGCCAGCCGTACACCGCCGGGATCGCCGCGCTGAAGCAGAAGAGCTTCCGGGCGACCGAGTTCGACGTCGCCACGAAGTCCTTCACCACGCAGACGGCGTTCAGCTGGGGCACGCCGGCGCACGTCGCGAACGGCCAGTACACGGCCACGAAGACCGCCGCCGCGTTCGCGCCCGAGGCGTCGGACGCGTTCGTGTACCTGTATCTCGGTGACAAGCTGATCCTGCCGGCCGAGGGCCACTACAACCTGATGGACAACGTGGCCAGCGCGGCCGTGAAGTACGGCACCTGGACGTACACGTCGGCCGCGAACGTCTCCGGCTGCGAGAAGTGCCACCCGGCGCCGTACGCGAAGCACGGCTACCGCCAGGCGACCGTCGCCGGCCTCGAGGACATGGTGGCCTGCAAGGCCTGCCACACCGACCAGCGCACGGGCACGGACTTCGTCTTCCAGCTCCTGGCCGACGACCCGGCCGCGGCCGCCGCGCTCACGGTGGACGCGGACGGCGAGACGATCTACAGCGCCGAGCAGCAGGCGAAGTACGCGTACACCGCGACCATCGTGAACGACACGCACATGTCGCACGCGATGGAGTTCGCCTACCCGCAGTCGATGGCGAACTGCGTGACCTGCCACGACGGCAAGCTCGACGTGATCCTCGCCGACGCGAACTTCACGCTGAAGACCTGCAAGAGCTGCCACCCCGTGACCGGTCTGAACGGCGACCCGAAGCGCGCCCCCGCGCTGAAGGACGTCGTCCCGCACAGCTATGACCTGTACACGACGACGGTGAACTGCTCGGGCTGCCACAGCACGGCGGGCGGCTTCGCCCCGACGTTCGCGCAGATCCACACCGGCTACGACAAGCAGATCTACGCGAGCGCGACGGCCAAGCACTCGGCCACCTTCACCTCGAAGGTGGACTCGGCGTCGTTCGACGGCACGACGAACAAGCTGACGGTCACGTTCAGCGTCGCCGGCGCCGCCGCGGGCGCGATCGTGAAGCCCACCATCGTGGTCGGCCTGTACGGCTACGACACGAAGGACATGCTGATCAGCGGCCACAGCTCGCAGGCGGACGGCACCACGAACCTCGAGTACACCGAGGGCGCCAAGCAGCGCAGCGACCCGACCAAGTCGTCGAACAGCGCGCGCCTGACGCTCGACCCGGCGGCGGCGACCGCCGGCGTCACCCAGTGGACCGCCACCGCCGACCTCACGCTCTGGTCCGACCTGATCGCGCAGGGCGCGGTGAAGCAGGTGGAGATCGCGTTCCTGCCCACCGTCGGCAGCGACCAGGCGGCGGCGGTGAGCACCACCAACCCGGCCATCGCGGTCGCCGGCACCACCGCGACGGTGGACCTCGCCAGCAGCGCCATCGTCGCGAACGCGTATGGCAAGGCGATCGTCAGCGCCGACAAGTGCAACAAGTGCCACGAGGCGCTCGGGACGACGTTCCACAACCCGAACTACGGCAGCGCCGGCGTCGTCGCCTGCCGCGTCTGCCACACCGTCCGTGACGGCGGCGCGCACCTGGAGATGCAGTCGCGGTCGATCGACTCGTACGTCCACGCGATCCACTCGATGCAGCCGTTCGACGTCCAGAGCATCGACTTCTCGGATCCGGTGGCCTCGATGCGCTACGACCACCACGTGGAGTCCACCTACCCGAACTTCACCATCCTGAACTGCGAGTCCTGCCACAACCCGGGCACCTACGAGGTCCCGGACCAGTTCCGGACGCTGCCCGGCGTGCTCTCCGCGTCGCGGACGCTCACGGGCAAGGATCGCAACATCGGCACGGTGGCGTCGGTCGTCACCGGCCCCGGGTCCCGCGCCTGCGGCTCCTGCCACCGGTCGCAGATGATCAACGAGGACGCCGCCGGCGACCTCGCCTCGTTCAACGCGCACACCGCGACGTTCGGGTTCGCGATCGAGAACGGCACCGGCGTCTTCGACGACGCCGTCGCGAAGATCATGGCGCTGTTCCAGTAG
- the nrfH gene encoding cytochrome c nitrite reductase small subunit, producing the protein MPSSRGVSVFPLSLVLAATAGLALGLGAFAFDYAKGSSYLGNDPRTCANCHVMEGHYAGWLAGTHHAVATCNDCHTPAAFVPKYWVKATNGYHHSMAFTMGGYPDAIKARPESAKVVEDNCRRCHAAVVEDIAHGGDVSCVRCHRNVGHIR; encoded by the coding sequence ATGCCATCGAGCCGCGGAGTGTCCGTGTTCCCGCTGTCGCTCGTGCTGGCGGCCACCGCCGGGCTGGCGCTCGGGCTCGGCGCCTTCGCGTTCGACTACGCGAAGGGGTCCTCGTACCTCGGGAACGACCCGAGGACCTGCGCCAACTGCCACGTGATGGAAGGCCACTACGCCGGGTGGCTGGCGGGCACGCACCACGCCGTCGCGACGTGCAACGACTGCCACACGCCCGCGGCCTTCGTCCCCAAGTACTGGGTGAAGGCCACCAACGGCTATCACCACTCGATGGCGTTCACGATGGGGGGCTACCCCGACGCCATCAAGGCCCGCCCCGAGAGCGCCAAGGTGGTGGAGGACAACTGCCGCCGCTGCCACGCCGCCGTGGTCGAGGACATCGCGCACGGGGGCGACGTCTCCTGCGTGCGGTGCCACCGCAACGTGGGCCACATCCGCTGA
- a CDS encoding DUF488 domain-containing protein: MAIRIVRLGSPRARGEGLRIGTVRRPPRGVPASRFAADDWYDVWFPNLAPTVPTMKLAQAARSEREWAAFKRRFRAEMAEPAARRTLDLLAALSHGADLAVGCYCEDEARCHRSVLRELLAERGARLA, from the coding sequence ATGGCGATCCGCATCGTCCGGCTCGGCAGCCCCCGCGCACGCGGCGAGGGGCTTCGCATCGGCACCGTCCGCCGCCCGCCGCGCGGCGTGCCCGCGTCGCGCTTCGCGGCCGACGACTGGTACGACGTCTGGTTCCCGAACCTCGCGCCCACGGTCCCGACCATGAAGCTGGCGCAGGCGGCGCGGAGCGAGCGCGAGTGGGCGGCCTTCAAGCGGCGGTTCCGCGCCGAGATGGCGGAGCCGGCCGCGCGCCGGACGCTCGACCTGCTCGCGGCGCTGTCGCACGGCGCCGATCTCGCCGTGGGCTGCTACTGCGAGGACGAGGCGCGCTGCCACCGGTCGGTGCTGCGCGAGCTGCTCGCCGAGCGCGGGGCGCGGCTGGCCTGA
- a CDS encoding phosphatase PAP2 family protein — MRAPRPAGPRGWSLRRLVRARELVTVALVASAAGGLWLFLEVAEAIRHDEVRSLDRAVLLALRDPADPAEPLGPRWVEEMGRDLTALGGTAVLTLVSIAAALFLWMARRPRSVALLAVAIAGGQALSLVLKHGYARPRPDLVPHGSYVYTASFPSGHSMMSAVVYLTLGALLARVLPRRRMKLLVMACALGATLLTGASRVYLGVHWPTDVIAGWAVGGSWAVACWLAADLLDRRRARGTPPEGSGPGSEEA, encoded by the coding sequence ATGCGAGCCCCGCGCCCGGCCGGCCCCCGAGGATGGTCGCTCCGGCGCCTGGTCCGCGCCCGCGAGCTCGTCACGGTGGCCCTGGTGGCCTCGGCGGCCGGCGGGCTCTGGCTCTTCCTCGAGGTGGCGGAGGCGATCCGCCACGACGAGGTCCGCTCGCTCGACCGCGCCGTGCTCCTCGCCCTGCGCGATCCCGCCGATCCTGCCGAGCCGCTGGGGCCGCGCTGGGTGGAGGAGATGGGCCGCGATCTCACCGCGCTGGGCGGCACCGCCGTGCTCACGCTGGTCTCGATCGCCGCCGCGCTGTTCCTGTGGATGGCGCGCCGCCCGCGCTCGGTGGCGCTGCTCGCGGTGGCGATCGCCGGCGGACAGGCGCTGAGCCTGGTCCTGAAGCACGGCTACGCGCGCCCGCGGCCCGACCTCGTGCCGCACGGCTCGTACGTGTACACGGCCAGCTTCCCGAGCGGCCACTCGATGATGTCGGCGGTGGTCTACCTGACGCTGGGCGCGCTCCTCGCGCGCGTGCTGCCGCGGCGGCGCATGAAGCTCCTCGTGATGGCCTGCGCGCTCGGGGCCACCCTGCTCACCGGCGCGAGCCGGGTGTACCTGGGCGTGCACTGGCCCACCGACGTGATCGCCGGGTGGGCCGTCGGCGGGAGCTGGGCGGTCGCGTGCTGGCTGGCCGCCGACCTCCTCGACCGGCGTCGCGCGCGCGGCACGCCGCCGGAGGGGAGCGGCCCGGGGTCGGAGGAGGCGTAG
- a CDS encoding vanadium-dependent haloperoxidase — MREAPELVPCSIEQRVPRTPSTAVAGAAPRGAKARTIARRRCAALAVGWLATACLAADDAAAGPAASRSAVLGANAVTTWHAYAQDLVAGFPGRGNAAQAYTASLIQVAVYDAVVAIRGRYPPFLAPVPAPAGADLDAAVATAAYRVGIARVNAGTSRTAFQDRYTAFLAAIPDGAAKADGVAVGEAAAQAVLAARSGDHFYDAATFANPPAEPGVWQATPVANAYATAGASDHAMAFVIPLTAPSPGARRAPPPPNLRSARYADALAEVREYGRKESASRTPAMTDVVQFWTESGFTLWQRNTRDLVAARNLDELETARALAAIGVAGGEAMLACFESKYHYLGWRPFQAIQRADEDGNERTEPEPLWTPLVRANHPEYPAGHGCYGSAMATSLRLLFGDMAVTLTSTGSQVAGWPQVPSRRYASLAAIPDENADARVWGGLHFRTTMEQSARWIRDVTNDALCGRFGIACE, encoded by the coding sequence ATGCGAGAGGCCCCTGAGCTGGTTCCCTGCAGCATCGAGCAGCGTGTTCCCCGGACGCCTTCGACCGCCGTCGCGGGCGCCGCCCCGCGGGGGGCGAAGGCGAGGACGATCGCCCGGCGCCGATGCGCCGCGCTCGCGGTCGGATGGCTCGCCACCGCCTGCCTGGCAGCGGACGACGCGGCGGCCGGGCCGGCGGCGAGCCGGTCCGCCGTGCTCGGGGCGAACGCGGTCACGACCTGGCACGCCTACGCCCAGGACCTCGTCGCCGGCTTCCCGGGCCGCGGGAACGCCGCGCAGGCGTACACCGCGTCGCTCATCCAGGTCGCGGTCTACGACGCCGTGGTGGCGATCCGTGGGCGCTACCCGCCGTTCCTCGCGCCGGTGCCCGCGCCCGCGGGCGCGGACCTCGACGCCGCCGTGGCGACGGCGGCGTACCGGGTCGGCATCGCGCGCGTGAACGCGGGAACGTCGCGGACCGCGTTCCAGGACCGGTACACGGCGTTCCTCGCCGCCATCCCGGACGGCGCGGCCAAGGCGGACGGCGTGGCGGTCGGCGAGGCGGCCGCCCAGGCGGTGCTGGCGGCGAGGAGCGGCGACCACTTCTACGACGCGGCGACGTTCGCGAACCCGCCCGCCGAGCCCGGCGTGTGGCAGGCGACCCCGGTCGCGAACGCCTACGCGACCGCCGGCGCCTCCGACCATGCCATGGCGTTCGTGATCCCGCTGACCGCGCCGTCGCCGGGCGCCCGCCGGGCGCCGCCGCCCCCGAACCTGCGCTCGGCGAGGTACGCGGACGCGCTCGCCGAGGTGAGGGAGTACGGACGCAAGGAGAGCGCCTCGCGGACCCCCGCGATGACCGACGTCGTCCAGTTCTGGACCGAGAGCGGCTTCACGCTGTGGCAGCGCAACACCCGCGACCTCGTGGCCGCCCGGAACCTCGACGAGCTCGAGACGGCGCGGGCGCTCGCGGCCATCGGCGTGGCCGGCGGCGAGGCCATGCTCGCGTGCTTCGAGAGCAAGTACCACTACCTGGGCTGGCGCCCGTTCCAGGCCATCCAGCGCGCCGACGAGGACGGCAACGAGCGGACCGAGCCGGAGCCGCTCTGGACGCCGCTCGTCCGCGCGAACCACCCCGAGTATCCGGCCGGACACGGCTGCTACGGGAGCGCCATGGCCACCTCGCTCCGGCTGCTGTTCGGCGACATGGCGGTCACGCTGACGAGCACCGGGAGCCAGGTCGCCGGCTGGCCGCAGGTGCCGTCGCGCCGCTACGCGTCGCTCGCGGCCATCCCCGACGAGAACGCCGACGCGCGGGTGTGGGGAGGGCTGCACTTCCGCACGACGATGGAGCAGTCGGCGCGCTGGATCCGCGACGTCACGAACGACGCGCTCTGCGGCCGCTTCGGCATCGCCTGCGAGTGA
- a CDS encoding class I adenylate-forming enzyme family protein: protein MKTAAQDQACRDRAARLPENVADRVAEHARRTPGAVALLEHNTAETVTWKQLDTAADAFAARLLAAGYRKGDVVATSLPLLKEHVFLLVACYRIGVILAPLDLRLRAGEIRAAFEKLRPKGYFFVGAPALLPVLQEVVGKFPGVRHWVQFQKEPDGILPGATWVKDFTRRIKLDYLKAKLLGTVRRARARVGRRDGCLVIFTTGSTGSPKPALLCHESILVQNVGLTVGFDLRPDDRLLVNLPPSHVGCTTELLGTALYEGIPSVLLHVFDALKSLEAIAEHRVTVVGQIPALFNAEWSHRRYAELDLSSLRAAIYGGQGVPRAFLDRLRAMAPEIGTGLGLTETSGFCTYTAVGASADDLADGIGFDSPLCPISIRGPVTADGYAGPELPAGTVGEICFAGPQVFLGYLNDPGATAQAVTRDGVCYTGDLGSYDPARGLRLAGRAKLVIKPKGFQVFPGDVENHVISALPGKVAAAACVGVEHARWSEAIVLFVEAAPDATVTPEDVHAACDGIASYARPSHVEVVSTGTLPLNRVAKVDYVVLRERARELVEALRRDGKWDARASR from the coding sequence ATGAAGACCGCCGCCCAGGACCAGGCCTGCCGCGACCGCGCGGCGCGGCTCCCCGAGAACGTCGCCGACCGGGTCGCCGAGCACGCGCGCCGCACCCCCGGGGCCGTCGCGCTCCTCGAGCACAACACCGCCGAGACCGTCACCTGGAAGCAGCTCGACACCGCCGCCGACGCGTTCGCGGCGCGGCTGCTCGCCGCCGGCTACCGCAAGGGCGACGTCGTCGCCACCAGCCTGCCGCTGCTCAAGGAGCACGTCTTCCTGCTCGTCGCGTGCTACCGCATCGGCGTGATCCTCGCGCCGCTCGACCTGCGGCTGCGCGCGGGCGAGATCCGGGCCGCGTTCGAGAAGCTCCGGCCGAAGGGCTACTTCTTCGTCGGCGCGCCCGCGCTCCTGCCGGTGCTGCAGGAGGTGGTCGGGAAGTTCCCGGGCGTGCGCCACTGGGTGCAGTTCCAGAAGGAGCCGGACGGCATCCTCCCCGGCGCCACCTGGGTGAAGGACTTCACCCGCCGCATCAAGCTCGACTACCTGAAGGCGAAGCTCCTCGGCACGGTGCGGCGCGCGCGCGCCCGCGTCGGCAGGCGCGACGGGTGCCTCGTCATCTTCACCACCGGCTCCACCGGCTCGCCCAAGCCGGCGCTGCTCTGCCACGAGAGCATCCTCGTCCAGAACGTCGGGCTCACCGTCGGGTTCGACCTCCGGCCGGACGACCGGCTGCTGGTGAACCTCCCGCCCTCGCACGTGGGCTGCACCACCGAGCTGCTCGGCACCGCGCTGTACGAGGGCATCCCGTCGGTGCTCCTGCACGTCTTCGACGCGCTGAAGAGCCTGGAGGCGATCGCCGAGCACCGGGTCACGGTGGTCGGGCAGATCCCGGCGCTCTTCAACGCGGAGTGGAGCCACCGCCGCTACGCCGAGCTCGACCTCTCCAGCCTGCGCGCCGCCATCTACGGCGGGCAGGGCGTGCCGCGCGCGTTCCTCGACCGGCTGCGGGCCATGGCGCCGGAGATCGGCACCGGCCTCGGGCTCACCGAGACGTCCGGGTTCTGCACCTACACCGCCGTGGGCGCGAGCGCCGACGACCTCGCCGACGGCATCGGGTTCGACTCGCCGCTCTGCCCCATCTCCATCCGCGGCCCGGTGACCGCCGACGGGTACGCCGGCCCCGAGCTGCCGGCCGGGACCGTGGGCGAGATCTGCTTCGCGGGCCCGCAGGTGTTCCTCGGCTACCTGAACGACCCCGGCGCCACCGCGCAGGCGGTCACGAGGGACGGCGTCTGCTACACGGGCGATCTCGGCAGCTACGATCCGGCGCGCGGGCTCCGGCTCGCCGGCCGCGCCAAGCTCGTCATCAAGCCGAAGGGCTTCCAGGTGTTCCCGGGCGACGTGGAGAACCACGTGATCTCCGCGCTGCCGGGCAAGGTGGCCGCGGCCGCCTGCGTGGGCGTCGAGCACGCGCGCTGGTCGGAGGCGATCGTGCTGTTCGTCGAGGCGGCGCCCGACGCCACCGTCACGCCCGAGGACGTCCACGCGGCGTGCGACGGCATCGCCTCCTACGCCCGCCCCAGCCACGTGGAGGTGGTGTCCACCGGGACGCTGCCCCTCAACCGCGTCGCGAAGGTGGACTACGTCGTGCTGCGCGAGCGCGCCCGCGAGCTCGTCGAGGCGCTCCGGCGCGACGGGAAGTGGGACGCCCGGGCGAGCCGCTGA
- a CDS encoding L,D-transpeptidase family protein produces MGRGPRSSGTGRRLAACALAMLPALAPGAEGALDPSPCPRSRDAVVVVTDRRELWLCSGGAPAAQFTVALGRSGVGKRRRGDGRTPLGTYPLGDPRPSPQYGTFIPIAYPTPAQAARGFTGAAVGIHGPPRGTEGAGYPVTEVDWTQGCIATGTDGDVDAIAAFVRARRPRLVIR; encoded by the coding sequence ATGGGGAGGGGCCCACGCTCCAGCGGAACCGGCCGGCGGCTCGCGGCGTGCGCGCTCGCGATGCTGCCGGCGCTCGCGCCGGGGGCGGAGGGCGCGCTCGACCCGTCGCCGTGCCCTCGCTCGCGCGACGCGGTCGTGGTCGTGACCGACCGCCGGGAACTCTGGCTGTGCAGCGGCGGGGCGCCGGCGGCGCAGTTCACGGTGGCGCTCGGGCGCAGCGGCGTCGGGAAGCGCCGTCGCGGCGACGGGCGGACGCCGCTCGGGACCTATCCGCTCGGCGACCCGCGCCCCTCCCCGCAGTACGGCACCTTCATCCCCATCGCCTATCCGACGCCGGCGCAGGCCGCCCGCGGCTTCACCGGCGCGGCCGTCGGCATCCACGGGCCGCCGCGCGGGACCGAGGGCGCCGGGTACCCGGTCACCGAGGTGGACTGGACGCAGGGCTGCATCGCGACCGGCACCGACGGGGACGTGGACGCCATCGCCGCGTTCGTCCGCGCGCGGCGGCCGCGCCTCGTCATCCGCTGA
- a CDS encoding ammonia-forming cytochrome c nitrite reductase subunit c552, protein MPAETQPTKNRALLIALVAGVFALVAVGVAMLLVNISEKKSEARFSYVRVVEVGEDDTDPAKWGKNWPREFDDYKRTAERTSTKYGGAIGTAEGEMAPQKAERDPWLKRVFAGYLFAVDYRDRRGHAFMLKDQEITKRNVPGEGKQSGNCLHCHGSIMPLYRKLGKEAAPQGSPAEQLQAGLAKVAEMGYWDAHKALEDMGGGKAHPVSCVDCHDPASMEVRVSRPGFIAGIQKLAAGSAEVPHLPSIDRWRKGDRSKPYDPNLDSTRQERRAYVCGQCHVEYFCGKGMTLLFPWAEGLKVENAEHLYDNLQVKGQRFKDWVHAETGFEVLKAQHPEFEVWSQGIHARSGVTCADCHMPYKREGAQKYSDHWVRSPLLQPNRACATCHPLTDDELKARVLAIQDRHFALLTRAGNAAVAMIDAIVAVRKPYDERNLAAATAKAKETLAKQDAFQKLPKEDQDKKMGAEVKANLLASWREVIAKTPALQELENLQRAAQWRLDFVAAENSMGFHAPQELARILGESIDLSREAEVKATRLAVGTAASAAAVPATQRR, encoded by the coding sequence ATGCCCGCCGAGACCCAGCCCACCAAGAACCGCGCGCTGCTCATCGCGCTCGTGGCCGGGGTGTTCGCCCTGGTCGCGGTGGGCGTCGCGATGCTGCTGGTGAACATCAGCGAGAAGAAGTCGGAGGCGCGCTTCTCGTACGTGCGGGTGGTCGAGGTCGGCGAGGACGACACCGACCCGGCCAAGTGGGGCAAGAACTGGCCGCGCGAGTTCGACGACTACAAGCGCACCGCCGAGCGGACGAGCACGAAGTACGGCGGCGCGATCGGCACCGCCGAGGGCGAGATGGCGCCGCAGAAGGCGGAGCGCGATCCCTGGCTGAAGCGCGTGTTCGCCGGCTACCTGTTCGCGGTGGACTACCGCGACCGCCGCGGCCACGCGTTCATGCTGAAGGACCAGGAGATCACGAAGCGCAACGTCCCGGGCGAGGGGAAGCAGTCCGGCAACTGCCTCCACTGCCACGGCTCGATCATGCCGCTGTACCGCAAGCTCGGGAAGGAGGCGGCGCCGCAGGGCTCGCCGGCCGAGCAGCTCCAGGCCGGCCTCGCGAAGGTGGCGGAGATGGGCTACTGGGACGCGCACAAGGCGCTCGAGGACATGGGCGGCGGCAAGGCGCACCCGGTCTCCTGCGTGGACTGCCACGACCCGGCGTCGATGGAGGTGCGGGTCTCGCGGCCCGGCTTCATCGCCGGCATCCAGAAGCTCGCCGCGGGCTCGGCCGAGGTGCCGCACCTCCCGTCGATCGATCGCTGGCGCAAGGGCGACCGGTCGAAGCCCTACGATCCGAACCTCGACTCGACGCGCCAGGAGCGCCGCGCCTACGTGTGCGGCCAGTGCCACGTCGAGTACTTCTGCGGCAAGGGCATGACGCTGCTGTTCCCGTGGGCCGAGGGGCTGAAGGTCGAGAACGCCGAGCACCTCTACGACAACCTGCAGGTCAAGGGGCAGCGCTTCAAGGACTGGGTGCACGCCGAGACCGGGTTCGAGGTGCTGAAGGCGCAGCACCCCGAGTTCGAGGTGTGGAGCCAGGGCATCCACGCGCGGAGCGGCGTCACCTGCGCCGACTGCCACATGCCGTACAAGCGCGAGGGCGCGCAGAAGTACTCCGACCACTGGGTGCGCAGCCCGCTGCTCCAGCCGAACCGCGCCTGCGCGACCTGCCACCCGCTGACCGACGACGAGCTGAAGGCGCGCGTGCTCGCCATCCAGGATCGTCACTTCGCGCTGCTCACCCGCGCCGGCAACGCCGCCGTGGCGATGATCGACGCCATCGTGGCGGTGCGGAAGCCCTACGACGAGCGGAACCTCGCCGCGGCCACCGCCAAGGCGAAGGAGACGCTCGCGAAGCAGGACGCGTTCCAGAAGCTGCCGAAGGAGGATCAGGACAAGAAGATGGGGGCCGAGGTGAAGGCCAACCTGCTCGCCTCGTGGCGCGAGGTGATCGCGAAGACGCCGGCGCTCCAGGAGCTCGAGAACCTGCAGCGGGCCGCGCAGTGGCGCCTCGACTTCGTGGCGGCCGAGAACTCCATGGGCTTCCACGCGCCGCAGGAGCTGGCCCGCATCCTGGGCGAGTCCATCGACCTCTCGCGCGAGGCGGAGGTGAAGGCCACGCGGCTCGCCGTCGGGACCGCCGCGTCCGCCGCGGCGGTGCCCGCGACGCAGCGCAGGTAG